The Bacillus kexueae genomic interval ATTCTATGAGCAATAATATGAACATTTCATCTAGCCGAACGTCATCGATGACTTTCGGCTAAAACTTGTTTATAAATCTAATATTCACCCTTAGTCGAGGGAAATTTTATATCGTATATAATCATTAAAATTAATACCTTCAACTTTTAAATAAAGAGCATATAATAATTGATTTCTACAATTTGCAAAGTAGTTTTTATAATAAAAATATTATCAATTTAATTGGGTAACAATAACAAATTTCGGAAGTTCCTTAAGGTCTTTATCTTCTGTTTCTATTTGTATGTCTGGTGAGATTTTCTTGACATACTTAGGTACTTTTTCTTTAATGTAACCTTCAACCTTTGATTTCGAAAATTCCTTATATCTATCAACAATTGCACTTATTAGTGATTTGCTTTTATTGTTACAACAAAATAAACACACTAAAAAGTCAGAAAAAGGACGTACTTCATGATAACCATAACCTTTTCTTCCTCCACTTCCAACTATGCCTTTAACAGTTGGTCCAAAACTATAAGTCACCCCTTCATAAAAGTCATGTATCGTTTTACCACACCTACAGTTTATTGTAGGAAAGTTATTTACATAATTATAGAATATGTAAATAGGAATACATTTATCAGCAGCAGCTTTGTTAAGAAGAGTATCGATTTGGGCTTTTTTACTTTTTCCAACATAATTTAGACTCTTATATTTCATATCTTGGCTTAATATTTTTGCTTGTACTCTAAGTGAAATTGCTTTTCCGTGGTCTATTATCCACCATTCCCAATCTGCACCTACTTTGTCCTCCTTTTTTTACTGAACTTCTCTATTTTTGTACTACTCCCTAGTCTTTTAGGTAATTCAATCAGGCTAACATCAGTTATTGTCTCTTCACCAACACTCAAATTTGTAATAAATCTTCCCTCTAATATATACCAGGTTAATAATGAAAAATCTTCTATTGCACTGCAGACACTCATTCCTTTAAGCTTCCTTCCATTAATTATAATGATTTCTATTAATTAATTTTAATTGTTAAATTGGTTATATTAACACTTTTATTCTTACTCAGCCGTTTAACTTTGTTATCAACGATAAAAAAGATCTCAACTCTTCGTGGAGATCTTTGGTTATTTTCCAAACAATTTATAAATCACTCAAAATATCATCAATCTCTTCAATGTTAATAGTTAATTTATTTGCATATTTCTTTCTAAGATCGTTATATTCCGCATTAGTCACTATTGTTTCGTTAATTCGCTTTTGATAAATGTATATAAATAATAGATGAGTTAAAGTTGCGTTTCTTGCAATCACTTTATTTTCTTGCATATTCCACAAAACATGTCGCCAAGGTTTTTCGACTAAAGAAAAATCTATCTCACTCATTGCTTCTAAAATTTGTTCATAGCTTTTTTCTGTGCGCTTTTTAACAGTAGAAACTGCTTTTATAAACGAGGAAAGTCCGACTGGACGAAACAACAAATTTCCACCTTCACTATTTCTAAAAGGAAGAGCCCCATCCTGTTCTAATCTAAGGAACTCATTTACTTGACTAAACCTAGTACTGAAAATATTCCAAAAAGAATAACATAAATTCTGAAATTCATCTATTTCGGTATCCGAAGGCCTTACTCTTAGATAATTTTCTATGCCACCTTTAAAACCAATTCCCTTATGGTAATTTAAAAATAAAAATTTATTACAATCATAAAGGGTTTCTATCGTGGTAAATGCACTTGTGTTACTTTCAACCAAGTTGGTTGATAAACTTATTCGATTATCTTTAAACAATTGATGGTTCTCAACAAGATATCTAGTAGTAATTGCAATAATATCATCTTCATCCAAGGCAATTATTTCACTTTTCTTCACTGGTTTTGCATACCTATTTAACGTACTAAATAATCTCCTAGTCCTTTCCATTCCTTCTGGATTATTTCTATGACCTATAAAGATTACAGGGATTGTTTCGGAACTTATAGATGGGTCTTCTTGTAAAGCTTTTTTAATTCCTTCTACACGGTGTTGTCCATCAACCGGAAAAATAACTTCCATCCCAGTAAATTCCAGCAAACCCATATTTCCATACTGTTCTCCCTTATATTCGAAACTAACCTCTCTAAACTGTGGGTCACCTTCATACACTGCAAGTACTATTGCATTAAAGAATCGGTCATCATGTTCTAATATGTATTTTGATATTTTTTTGTAATTGTTTGTTATAGATCTTTGAAGCAACTCGCTTAATTTTTCTGATTTATGTAACTCTTTATCAATTTTGCTTACATAGTTATTAATTTGATCGAAAGTCATTGAACAGACATAATAACTCCAATTACCTATACTTGATACAATAGCTGGAATTCTCATTATACACGTCCTTTCTTATGGATAAAACATTCTTTTAGCTTCCTTAATTTCTACTTCATCAATTTCAGGATTATATACAGGTAATACAGACGCTATTAAAAATTTTTCTAAATCAACAATAAGTTCATTATCATCTATAGTTGTATAAGAAATATATAAATATGGTCCCCAGTAGTTGATCATCTTTTGAATACTTAATCTTGTATCGGTAATATAGCGCCTGCATCTCGATCTTAAACTATATGTACCATTATTATATTGAGCCCTGCCAATATACATAGTATAGTTTATTACATTTGGTATTAAATCAGATTTTATGCGGAATATATAAATACCACCTGTATCATTAGGTATAGTACTCATATCATCATGTAAGGTTCCATCATCTTTTAAAAACTTTACTTCATTCCAACTCAATTGATTAATGTCATAACCAACTGCTTTGCCCCTACGCGGTGCTATAGTTGGAATAGACAACTGAAAATGCTCTTTTCTTGCTGATAAATATTCGTGTTTTTCAAAAGCATTCAAACACCTCACCTCAAATACGCTAAAAACTTTATCTGCATTTCCTATGAATCTCTTCAATTCTATTATTCTATCAAACTACAGACTC includes:
- a CDS encoding DNA sulfur modification protein DndB, which encodes MRIPAIVSSIGNWSYYVCSMTFDQINNYVSKIDKELHKSEKLSELLQRSITNNYKKISKYILEHDDRFFNAIVLAVYEGDPQFREVSFEYKGEQYGNMGLLEFTGMEVIFPVDGQHRVEGIKKALQEDPSISSETIPVIFIGHRNNPEGMERTRRLFSTLNRYAKPVKKSEIIALDEDDIIAITTRYLVENHQLFKDNRISLSTNLVESNTSAFTTIETLYDCNKFLFLNYHKGIGFKGGIENYLRVRPSDTEIDEFQNLCYSFWNIFSTRFSQVNEFLRLEQDGALPFRNSEGGNLLFRPVGLSSFIKAVSTVKKRTEKSYEQILEAMSEIDFSLVEKPWRHVLWNMQENKVIARNATLTHLLFIYIYQKRINETIVTNAEYNDLRKKYANKLTINIEEIDDILSDL